In Massilia sp. METH4, the genomic window CGCCCTGGTGGCGTCGGGCGAACAGATCGGCCAGCTGTCGCGCGTGCTGGCACGGCTGGCGGACTACATCGAGCGGCGCAACGCGCTGGTGCAGAAGGTGCGCCTGGCGTTCACGTATCCTGCCATCGTGACCGTGGTCGCGTTCGCGATCGTGATCTTCCTGCTCACCTATGTGGTGCCGCAGATCGTCTCGGTGTTTTCGAACACCAAGCAGAAGCTGCCGCTGCTCACGGTGATCATGCTGGCCGTGTCGGACTTCGTGCGCAATTACGGGCTGGTCGTGCTGGTGCTGCTGGTTGGGGCATGGTTCGGCTGGCGCCGCGCCTTGCAGAACATCGCGCTGAAAACGCGCTGGCATACGTGGCTGCTCACCGCCCCACTGTACGGCAAGTTCGAGCGCAGCCTGAACACGTCGCGCTTTGCCAGCACGCTGGCGATCACCACCGGTTCCGGCGTGCCGATCCTGCGCGCGCTGGAAACGAGCCGGGATACGTTGTCGAACGTGGCCATGCGCCAGCTCGTGGAAGAAGCCAGCGACGCCGTTCGCGAGGGCGTGAGCCTGGCGCGGGCGCTGTCGGCCCAGAAGCACTTTCCGCCGATGCTGATCCACATGATCCGCGCCGGCGAGATCACCGGCGAACTGCCGGCCATGCTGGAGCGCGCCGCGGCGGCGCAAGAGGCCGACCTGGAGCGCCGCACGCTGACGATCGCCGGGTTGCTGGAGCCGGCGCTGATTCTCGCCATGGGTGTCGTGGTGCTGCTGATCGTGTTGGCGGTGCTGATGCCGATCATCGAGATCAACCAGCTGGTGCGTTGAGCCCTCATTCCCTAAAAATGCACATGAACCGATTACCCTATCTGGCAACCCTGGCCGCCGTGGTGGCGCTGACCGCCTCCACCGCCTACTGGGCGCTGCAATTGTTCAAGCCGCCGCAGCGGCCGATCGCCGCGGTGGCGATGCAGGAACCCCCGCCGCCGCCGATCGAAGCCGCGCTGGGATTGTTCGGCGGCCAGGCGACCGTCGCGACGCCCAGCGTGTACGAGCTGCGCGGCGTCGTGGCGGCCCGCGACGGCCGCGGCAGCGTCGCCATCATCGCGGCCAACGGCGAGACGCCGAAGGCCTATCCGGTCGGCAAGGAACTGGCGCCGGGCGTGACGGTGCACGACGTGCAGCCGCGCCACGCGATCCTGCTGGACGGCGGCGTGCAGAAGCGGCTGGACCTGTTGCCCGATGCGGGCATGTCGTCGACGACGGCGGCGCCGTTGCCGCCCGTGAACCGGGCCGCGCCGCCACCGCCCGCACCGTCGCCCACGCCGATGGTCGCGCCGCCGGCCGGCACGCCGGTCGGGCCGCCGGGGCAGCCGGCGCCGGTGCAGGTCGCGCCGGCTCAGCAGCCGACCACATCGCGATAAAAAAATTGCCGGGAAAATGGGGTACGTCCCCATTTTCCCGGCAATGTTTCCTGAAAAATGGGGACGTACCCCATTTTCAAGGCAACTATTCCTCTGGTTCCGGCTTCAGCTTCGCTTTCGCGATGGCGCGCTTGGCGGCCTGGCGCTCGGCGGACTTGCTGCGCTCGTGCGGGCCGGCCGCGCGCGCCTTCGCCAGCGCGGCGAAAGGATTGCGCGGCTTGCTGAACGATTGCGACGGCTCGACACGGATGCGCATCTTCTGCCGGGTTGCCAGGGCCTTGTTTGCCATAGTCGGTGGTTACAGCACGTAGCGCGACAGGTCTTCGTTGACGGACAGCGCTTCCAGGCGCTGGTTCACATAGTCTGCATCGATGACGATGTGCTTGTCGCTCGCGTTGTCGCCCGCCGCCGTGGCCGAGAACGAAATCTCTTCCAGCAGCTTTTCCATCACCGTGTAGAGGCGGCGCGCGCCGATGTTCTCGGTACGCTCGTTGACCTGGTAGGAGATCTCGGCCAGGCGCGTCACCCCCGCCGGCGCGAATTCCAGCTGCACGCCTTCGGTGGCCAGCAAGGCCTGGTATTGCGTCGTCAGGCAAGCGTCGGTGCTCGTCAGGATGCGTTCGAAGTCGGCGATCGACAGCGATTCCAGTTCCACGCGGATCGGGAAGCGCCCCTGCAGTTCCGGGATCAGGTCCGAGGGCTTGGCCAGGTGGAAGGCGCCGGAGGCGATGAACAGGATGTGGTCGGTCTTGATCATGCCGTACTTCGTGTTCACCGTGGTGCCCTCGACGAGCGGCAGCAGGTCGCGCTGCACGCCGGCGCGCGACACGTCGGCCCCGCCCATTTCGGAGCGCGATGCGATCTTGTCGATCTCGTCCAGGAACACGATGCCGTTCTGTTCCACGTTCTGGATTGCCTTCTGCTTCATCTCGTCTTCGTTGACGAGCTTGGCGGCTTCCTCGTCGACGAGCAGCTTCATCGCCTCGCGGATCCTGATCTTGCGGGGTTTTTTCCGGCCGCCGCCCACGCCGGCGAACATCGACTTGATCTGCTCGGTCATCTCTTCCATGCCGGGCGGCGCCATGATTTCCATCTGCGGCGCCTGTTCGGCCAGTTCGATCTCGATTTCCTTGTCGTCCAGGTCACCCTGGCGCAGGCGCTTGCGGAAGGTCTGGCGCGTGGTGTCCTTCTCGGCCGGCGCCTCGGCGCTTGCATCGCGGAAGCCGAAATCGCGCGGCGGCGGCAGCAGGATGTCGAGCACGCGGTCTTCGGCCGCATCCTCGGCACGTGCGCGCACCTTGGCCATCTCGGCCTGGCGGGTCTGCTTCACGCCGATGTCGATCAGGTCGCGGATGATCGTGTCCACGTCGCGGCCCACATAGCCCACCTCGGTAAACTTGGTGGCTTCCACCTTGATGAAGGGGGCGTCGGCCAGCTTGGCCAGGCGGCGCGCGATCTCGGTCTTGCCCACGCCGGTCGGACCGATCATCAGGATGTTCTTCGGGGTGATCTCGTGGCGCAGCGGTTCGGCGACCTGCTGGCGGCGCCAGCGGTTGCGCAGGGCGATCGCGACAGCCTTCTTCGCCTTGGCCTGGCCGACAACGTGCTTGTCCAGTTCCCCGACGATTTCCTGTGGTGTCATGTTCATATGTGGTCCGTTAGTCCAGCGTTTCGATGATGTGGGACAGGTTCGTATAAATGCACAGTTCGCCCGCGATCGTCAGCGATTTCTTCACGATCTCGGCGGGCGCCAGTTCGGTGTTCTCGAACAGCGCCTTGGCTGCCGACTGCGCGTACACGCCGCCGGAGCCGATCGCGCCGATGCCGTCTTCCGGTTCCAGCACGTCGCCATTGCCGGTGATGATCAGGGTCGATTGGGCGTCGGCGACGAGCAGCATCGCTTCCAGCCGGCGCAGCACGCGGTCGGTGCGCCAGTCCTTCGCCATCTCGACGGAAGCGCGCAGCAGGTTGCCCTGGTGTTTTTCCAGCTTGGCTTCGAAGCGGTCCAGCAGCGTGAAGGCATCGGCCGTGCCGCCGGCGAAGCCGCACAGGACCTTGCCCTGATACAGTTTGCGCACCTTGCGGGCCGAGCCCTTCATGACGATATTGCCCAGCGTGACCTGACCGTCGCCCCCCAGCGCGACCTGGTTGCCGCGCCGGACGGAGAGGATGGTGGTGCCGTGAAATTGTTCCATAATTGCCTCAAGTAATGACGCCAGCCGCGAAAGTGGGGCTGGTTTAAAAAATTGCAAGGCGGATAAATTTCAGCAGGCCGTGGGCGATGCGTCAATACCGCCGCGGCACGAGCCGCGCCGCGGCGCCCGCGCCCAGCAGGTGCAGCAGGGCCGCCACCGGATGATTCAGCTCGCGCAATTCGATGCGCTGGGCGTGACATTGCTGCAACAGCGTCAGCAGTCGCCCGGCCGCCGCGTAATCGATCCGTGCCAGGTGCGAGCAGTCGAACACGGGAGCAGGGGAGTGCGCCGCGTAGGCGGCGATGCCGGCCCAGGCTTCCCCGGCATCGCCTTCGATCGCGCGCGGCAGCAGGTAGCGCTCGGCCGCCGGTGCCGCCGCTTCGCGCGGCGCGATGGCGATCTTGCCCGGGGCGGTGAACGGCGGGGGCGGCACCGCGAACGTCAACCCGTAATCCGTGGCGGCTTCGTTGAATTCCTTCTCGCGGTTCCCGAGGCGCAACAGCTCGAGCAGCAGCCATGGCCCTTCGCCCTCGTCGCGGCGGCCGACATCGATGCTTGCGCGCAGGTGGGCCAGCAATTCCTCCGTGCCCACGAGGACCAGGCTGCGGCCGTGCTGCACATGCCGCAGCGTGTCATGCAGCAGGGCGCACCCTTCCGGCTCGACACTGCCGAGGCGGGAAAAATCGAGCCGCAGCAGCGCGGTATCGGCGGCCCCGGCGGCTGTGCCGGCGCTGTGCGCGGTAGCAGCGTCCAATACTCCGGTGAGCGTGACGGTCGGGATCACGCCGCTGTCCTCGCCGGCATCGTTCGCCAAGGCCGGGTTCCAGGGCGGCGGCGCGGTGTCGAAGGTGCTGGCGTAATCGATGGCGAGGCTGTCGAACGCCTCTTGCCGGCCCAGCAGCTGGCAGAGGTCGAGCAGCATCCACCAGGCGGTACGATCGGGCGTGGGGCGGGCGGCGACGGCATCGGCCAGCAGGCGGCATGCTTCATCGGCCTGGCCGTTGGCATACAGGATCGCCGCTTCCTCGACGGCGGGCGCGCTTTCGGCGGCCGGCTCCTCTTCCAGCACTTCGGTTGGGGGGCCTTCCTCCGGTGCGGCGGCGACAGGCTTGCGGGGCGGCCGGCGGAACGCGGGCTCGTCGAACATATCGGCCGCCATCGCGGCTTCGATCGCATCGATCTTCAGCACGATGGCACGCGCGCTGTCGCGCTGCTCGCCCTGGCGTTCCAGCGACCGGCCACGCAGCGATGTATCGTGCTGGAGCTCGCTCTCCGCGGCCAGCCGGGCGTAGGCCTCGTCATCCTCGACGGCGGGTTTGTCTTTGCGGAATAGGGAAAAGAGACCCATCCTCCCAGTCTACCCGATGAGCCAGCCGAAGCCTGGTCCCGCAGAAAGCAAAAAAGCATGCCGCGGCATGCTTTTTCGGGAGTGGAGGCGGCTTAGTCGCCGTACAGTTTCTGCTTCAATTCGCGGCGCTGCTGGGCTTCCAGCGACAGCGTGGCCGTCGGGCGCGCGATCAGGCGGGGAATGCCGATCGGCTCGCCGGTTTCTTCGCACCAGCCGTATTCGCCGTTCTCGATCGCCACCAGCGATTGCTGCACTTTCTTGAGCAGCTTGCGCTCGCGGTCGCGCGTGCGCAATTCCAGCGCGTGCTCTTCCTCGATGGTGGCGCGATCCGCCGGGTCGGGCACCAGCACCGTTTCGCGCAGGTGTTCGGTGGTCTCGCCGGCGTTTTTCAGCAATTCCTTTTCCAGGGCTTGCAGCTTCGCCTTGAAGAACGCCTGTTGCGCCGGATTCATGTAGTCCTTGTCGCTCATCGCGAGGATTTCTTCTTCGGTGAGGATAGGCGCTTCCGCGGGGGTCTTATTTGTTTTGGTCATGACTTCGCTTACCTTCGATACGACAGAGTTTTCAAATTCCAGCCGGGAGGCCGCAAGGCCTGGACCGGGCGCGGCCCCACAAAAACGGGGTTAGTTTATACCAAACATTGTTCCAAACCGCGAATAAAGATGTCTTTTGGCAGATTTTTGCCGATAAACACCATCTTGCTGCCGCGCACGTCGTTCTCGCCCCATTTGGCTCCCAGGTCGCTTCCCATCAACTGGTGCACGCCCTGGAACACGACCTTCCGTTCGGCGCCCTGCATCCACAATACGCCTTTGTAGCGCAACATGCGAGGACCGTAGACATTGACAAGCCCGCCCAGGAATTCGTCCAGCTTGGCCGGGTCGAAGGGACGATCGCTCTTGAACGCGAATGCGGCGATCTCGTCCGTATGGTGGGCGTGATGGTGTCCGTGATGGTGGCTCGGGTGATCGCAATGTTCACCATGCTCGTGGTCATGATCATGGTGGTGCTCGTGGTCGTGGTCCTCGGCGGCCAGGAAGTCAGGATCGATTTCCAGCTTCTCGTTCAGGTTGAAGCCCTTCAGGTCGAGCACCTCGGTGATCGGCGCATTGCCGAAGTCCGAGTGGCCGATCGGCGCGCGCGGGTTGATCCGTTTCAGGCGCGCCGTCAGCGCTTCGATGGCGGCGGGGTCGACCAGGTCGGTCTTCGACAGCAGGATCTTGTCCGCGAAGCCCACCTGGCGCTGTGCCTCCTCGTTGGCATCGAGCTGCTGCATGGCATGGCGCGCGTCCACCACGGTCACGATCGCATCGAGCAGGTAGTGGCTGCCCACTTCCTCGTCGATGAAGAAGGTTTGCGCGACGGGGCCGGGATTGGCGAGACCGGTGGTTTCGATCACGACGCGGTCAAAGGCGATCTCGCCGGCCGCGCGTTTTTTCGCCAGGTCCGACAGGCCGATGATCAGGTCGCCCCGCACGGTGCAGCAAATGCAGCCGTTATTCATTTCCACGATCTGCTCGCGGCTTTCCTGCACCAGGATTTCATTGTCGATGTTTTCCTGGCCGAACTCGTTCTCGATCACGGCAATGCGCATGCCGTGCTGTTCGCGCAGGATGCGGTTCAGCAGCGTGGTTTTGCCGGCGCCCAGGAAGCCGGTCAGGATGGTGGTCGGAATCAGGGACATGTGCGCCTTGCCAAAGTCAATAGCCAAAATCAGAATCGGTCGATTATGCCGGAATTCCAATTATGCTGTCCAATCGCACCATTGATGTGTATCAGGGCGCTTCCCTATCCTTTACCGCCTTTCGCGCGCGGATGGGCCCTGTCATACACCTCGGCCAAGTGCTGGAAATCCAGTGCCGTGTAGACCTGGGTCGAGGTGATGCTGGCATGGCCCAGCATTTCCTGCACGGCGCGCAGGTCGCCGGATGATTGCAGCAGGTGGGAGGCGAACGAGTGCCGCAGCATGTGCGGGTGCACGTGTACCGGCGCGCCGGTGGCGATCGCATGCCGCTTCAGGCGCATCTGCACGACGCGCGGCGACATGCGGCTGCCCCGTTCGCTGAGAAACAGCGCGGCGCTCCCGTCGCTCGGTGCCGGGCGCACCTGCAGCCAGGCGTCGATGGCCGCCAGCGCGGCCTTGCCGACGGGCACCCGGCGCATCTTGTTGCCCTTGCCGGTCACGACGACCTCGGCATTGTCGCGCTCGAGCCAGCCCGCCGAGGCCGCCGCGGCATCGTCGGCCTTGCGGAAATGCAGGTCCAGGCCACACAGCTCGGAAACCCGAAGCCCGCTGGAATACAGCAGTTCGAACATGGCACAGTTGCACCGTTCCATCGGGGTGGGCGCGGCAGCTGCCTTGCGCGCCGGCGTCGCCACCAGTTGCACCGCGTTGTCGACTGACAGCGCCTTCGGCAGCAGTTTTGCCCGCTTCGGGGCGCGCACGCCGTCGACGGGATTGGCGGAGAGCTCCGTGCGCCCGGCCAGCCAGTCATAGAAGCCGCGCCAGCCGGACAGCTTGCGGGCAATCGATCGTGGCTGCTGGCCCGAGGCGTGCAGTTTCGCGGTATAGCGGCGAATGTCCGCGTGGGTGATCGCCGCCCAGTCCTGTTCGCCGGAGAGTGCCGCCAGCTCCGCCAGGTCGCGGCCGTAAGCGCTGACGGTGGCGGGGGAGAGCTTGCGCTGCGTGGCCAGGTGGTTCAGCCAGCCGTCGCGCAGTTCCGCCTTGCCGGCCGGCGCCACCATGATCAGGGCAACGGCGCGGCCAGCAGCGGCGCCAGCGCCACGCTGGCCGTTTCGCCGATGTGCACGAGGAAATCGGTGGCCATCAGCGACGTGAAGCGTTCCGGATCCGGGGAGCCCATGATCAGGAGGCCGAACGCCGCACCCTTCGAACCGGGCTGGCGCAGCGGCACGATGACCACCGACTGCATGGCTCCCGCATCGTCGAGCCAGCGGACGGCCTCGAAATCGTTATTGCTGCCGCAATACGGCGCTAGCAAGCCGTTGGCGAACAGGCGGGCGTCCTCGGAAACGCCGGTAGCAAACCATTCCTCCGCGTAGTGCGGCGCCACGCCGAACAGGCGCAGCGTGGCGGCCGGCACGTTGAATTCCTTCTTCAACCCTTCGGTGACGGCGCTCGGCATCGCGGCGACGTCGCGCTCGCGCAGCAGCGACTGGTTCCAGCCGTGGAAGCGGTTGGCGATGGCCTGGTTTTCGACGGCGTTGCGGTTCAATTCCGCCAGCCGCAGTTCCAGCGCCTTGTAGCGCTCGCGCATCACTTCCATTTGCCGCTCCTGCAGCGACACGGCGCGGCCCGTCAGCGGGCTGGCGAGGCGGACATCGCCCAGCAGGCTCGCATGTTCTTCAAAGAAATGGGGATGGTCTGTCAGGTATTGCGCGACAGCCGTGGAGTCCAGGGTAGCGGTCATTGTTGTAACTTTA contains:
- the gspF gene encoding type II secretion system inner membrane protein GspF, with product MPAFRYEAVDAGGATRKGVVNADSPRAARADLRAQGLVPIKVDTIAAQVDAGGSALRRGLGEKLSTTELALFTRQLASLLEAGLPLEQAFTALLEQAERPYVRDLVASIRSEVIGGAALSDVLGRHPRDFAEIYRALVASGEQIGQLSRVLARLADYIERRNALVQKVRLAFTYPAIVTVVAFAIVIFLLTYVVPQIVSVFSNTKQKLPLLTVIMLAVSDFVRNYGLVVLVLLVGAWFGWRRALQNIALKTRWHTWLLTAPLYGKFERSLNTSRFASTLAITTGSGVPILRALETSRDTLSNVAMRQLVEEASDAVREGVSLARALSAQKHFPPMLIHMIRAGEITGELPAMLERAAAAQEADLERRTLTIAGLLEPALILAMGVVVLLIVLAVLMPIIEINQLVR
- a CDS encoding type II secretion system protein N, with translation MNRLPYLATLAAVVALTASTAYWALQLFKPPQRPIAAVAMQEPPPPPIEAALGLFGGQATVATPSVYELRGVVAARDGRGSVAIIAANGETPKAYPVGKELAPGVTVHDVQPRHAILLDGGVQKRLDLLPDAGMSSTTAAPLPPVNRAAPPPPAPSPTPMVAPPAGTPVGPPGQPAPVQVAPAQQPTTSR
- the hslU gene encoding ATP-dependent protease ATPase subunit HslU; translated protein: MNMTPQEIVGELDKHVVGQAKAKKAVAIALRNRWRRQQVAEPLRHEITPKNILMIGPTGVGKTEIARRLAKLADAPFIKVEATKFTEVGYVGRDVDTIIRDLIDIGVKQTRQAEMAKVRARAEDAAEDRVLDILLPPPRDFGFRDASAEAPAEKDTTRQTFRKRLRQGDLDDKEIEIELAEQAPQMEIMAPPGMEEMTEQIKSMFAGVGGGRKKPRKIRIREAMKLLVDEEAAKLVNEDEMKQKAIQNVEQNGIVFLDEIDKIASRSEMGGADVSRAGVQRDLLPLVEGTTVNTKYGMIKTDHILFIASGAFHLAKPSDLIPELQGRFPIRVELESLSIADFERILTSTDACLTTQYQALLATEGVQLEFAPAGVTRLAEISYQVNERTENIGARRLYTVMEKLLEEISFSATAAGDNASDKHIVIDADYVNQRLEALSVNEDLSRYVL
- the hslV gene encoding ATP-dependent protease subunit HslV, coding for MEQFHGTTILSVRRGNQVALGGDGQVTLGNIVMKGSARKVRKLYQGKVLCGFAGGTADAFTLLDRFEAKLEKHQGNLLRASVEMAKDWRTDRVLRRLEAMLLVADAQSTLIITGNGDVLEPEDGIGAIGSGGVYAQSAAKALFENTELAPAEIVKKSLTIAGELCIYTNLSHIIETLD
- the dksA gene encoding RNA polymerase-binding protein DksA — translated: MTKTNKTPAEAPILTEEEILAMSDKDYMNPAQQAFFKAKLQALEKELLKNAGETTEHLRETVLVPDPADRATIEEEHALELRTRDRERKLLKKVQQSLVAIENGEYGWCEETGEPIGIPRLIARPTATLSLEAQQRRELKQKLYGD
- a CDS encoding GTP-binding protein, whose translation is MSLIPTTILTGFLGAGKTTLLNRILREQHGMRIAVIENEFGQENIDNEILVQESREQIVEMNNGCICCTVRGDLIIGLSDLAKKRAAGEIAFDRVVIETTGLANPGPVAQTFFIDEEVGSHYLLDAIVTVVDARHAMQQLDANEEAQRQVGFADKILLSKTDLVDPAAIEALTARLKRINPRAPIGHSDFGNAPITEVLDLKGFNLNEKLEIDPDFLAAEDHDHEHHHDHDHEHGEHCDHPSHHHGHHHAHHTDEIAAFAFKSDRPFDPAKLDEFLGGLVNVYGPRMLRYKGVLWMQGAERKVVFQGVHQLMGSDLGAKWGENDVRGSKMVFIGKNLPKDIFIRGLEQCLV
- a CDS encoding tyrosine recombinase XerC: MVAPAGKAELRDGWLNHLATQRKLSPATVSAYGRDLAELAALSGEQDWAAITHADIRRYTAKLHASGQQPRSIARKLSGWRGFYDWLAGRTELSANPVDGVRAPKRAKLLPKALSVDNAVQLVATPARKAAAAPTPMERCNCAMFELLYSSGLRVSELCGLDLHFRKADDAAAASAGWLERDNAEVVVTGKGNKMRRVPVGKAALAAIDAWLQVRPAPSDGSAALFLSERGSRMSPRVVQMRLKRHAIATGAPVHVHPHMLRHSFASHLLQSSGDLRAVQEMLGHASITSTQVYTALDFQHLAEVYDRAHPRAKGGKG
- a CDS encoding DUF484 family protein, whose product is MTATLDSTAVAQYLTDHPHFFEEHASLLGDVRLASPLTGRAVSLQERQMEVMRERYKALELRLAELNRNAVENQAIANRFHGWNQSLLRERDVAAMPSAVTEGLKKEFNVPAATLRLFGVAPHYAEEWFATGVSEDARLFANGLLAPYCGSNNDFEAVRWLDDAGAMQSVVIVPLRQPGSKGAAFGLLIMGSPDPERFTSLMATDFLVHIGETASVALAPLLAAPLP